A stretch of the Corylus avellana chromosome ca6, CavTom2PMs-1.0 genome encodes the following:
- the LOC132185118 gene encoding LOW QUALITY PROTEIN: probable protein phosphatase 2C 72 (The sequence of the model RefSeq protein was modified relative to this genomic sequence to represent the inferred CDS: substituted 1 base at 1 genomic stop codon), with product MGICSSVSSREIHHEKVMFLEGSNFSNGNLGLGSLCSKQGSKGINQDAAILYQGYGVEDGALCGVFDGHGKNGHIVSKLVNSRLPSLILSQKNGLAQINAAAADDHQNFQNHEIVPSKSFHIWKEACIGAFKVMDKEIKLRESLDFSCSGTAAVVVIRQGEDLVIANLGDSRAVLGTITDNGVVAVQLTTDXKPGLPCEAERIRKCNGRVGALKQEPRIQRVWLPNDDSPGLAMSRAFGDFILKNHGVTAIPDIYYRRLNSNDQFIILATDGVWDVLSNDQVASIVWAADSEQAAARMVVEAATTAWKRHPSSKVDDCSVVCLFLQKKCPKA from the exons ATGGGAATCTGCTCATCAGTTTCATCAAGGGAGATTCACCATGAAAAAGTGATGTTCTTAGAAGGAAGTAATTTTTCTAATGGAAATCTTGGGCTTGGTTCTCTTTGCTCTAAGCAAGGGAGCAAAGGAATAAACCAAGATGCTGCAATTCTTTACCAG ggCTATGGAGTGGAAGATGGAGCTTTGTGTGGAGTTTTTGATGGGCATGGGAAGAATGGTCATATAGTGAGCAAGCTAGTAAATAGCCGTCTGCCATCGCTCATTCTAAGCCAGAAGAATGGTCTGGCACAGATTAATGCAGCAGCAGCAGATGATCATCAAAACTTCCAAAATCATGAAATTGTACCAAGCAAGAGTTTTCATATATGGAAGGAGGCTTGTATCGGTGCCTTCAAGGTGATGGACAAGGAGATAAAGCTTCGAGAGAGTTTGGACTTCTCTTGCAGTGGAACCGCCGCTGTAGTTGTCATCAGACAG GGTGAAGATCTTGTTATAGCTAATCTCGGGGACTCAAGGGCGGTTTTAGGGACAATTACAGATAATGGAGTTGTGGCCGTTCAATTAACCACCGACTGAAAGCCAGGCTTACCTT GTGAAGCAGAAAGAATAAGGAAATGCAATGGGCGAGTGGGTGCGTTAAAGCAAGAGCCACGCATCCAACGAGTGTGGCTGCCCAATGATGACTCTCCGGGCCTAGCCATGTCACGAGCTTTTGGAGACTTCATTCTCAAAAACCACGGCGTCACTGCCATCCCAGACATCTACTACCGCCGCCTTAATTCCAACGACCAATTCATCATTCTTGCAACTGATGGG GTCTGGGACGTGCTCAGTAATGATCAAGTTGCATCCATTGTTTGGGCAGCAGATAGCGAACAGGCAGCGGCAAGAATGGTGGTGGAGGCAGCTACCACCGCATGGAAAAGGCACCCTTCTTCAAAAGTAGATGATTGCAGTGTTGTTTGCCTATTTTTGCAAAAGAAGTGCCCCAAAGCTTGA
- the LOC132183591 gene encoding uncharacterized protein LOC132183591, producing MEGGDSILEAIYEEDYVEDIDDVEMLDVEEELEKPNSQNEKGLSSGGDVNLASQGCQSKNSKRRANKKKNKKKKGGGGPKVTDINRFVLDTCKRLRERKSYMVYAAVGCLGVSALSDLVKEVDAVQACGGQMTADGGRLRTGGGVLWRVIKARDPKAYKDIMKKAKEFEKQFKQPNIRQETGQKKEGVSPGTAHAFTNGPPVNFSDGSQPISQVQNQQEQPNTDIKRVSVHDRLRIPVSYDDSLLGEDPGNEAA from the exons ATGGAGGGAGGAGACAGCATATTAGAAGCCATCTATGAAGAGGATTACGTGGAGGACATTGATGATGTTGAGATGCTTGATGTCGAAGAAGAATTGGAGAAGCCCAATTCCCAAAATGAGAAGGGACTAAGCAGTGGCGGAGATGTGAATTTAGCAAGTCAAGGATGTCAAAGTAAAAACAGCAAAAGAAGGGcaaataagaagaagaataagaaaaagaagggtGGCGGGGGGCCTAAAGTTACTGACATAAACAG GTTTGTCTTAGATACGTGTAAGcgtctgagagagagaaaatcgTACATGGTATATGCGGCTGTAGGTTGTTTGGGAGTTTCTGCATTAAGTGATCTTGTCAAAGAG GTGGATGCGGTTCAGGCTTGTGGAGGTCAGATGACTGCCGATGGCGGACGCTTACGAACAGGTGGTGGTGTATTATGGCGTGTCATCAAAGCCCGAGACCCAAAAGCCTACAAAGATATAATGAAAAAGGCGAAGGAGTTTGAG AAGCAATTCAAGCAACCAAATATTAGGCAAGAAACTGGGCAAAAAAAAGAGGGTGTCTCACCTGGAACTGCCCATGCATTTACGAATGGGCCTCCAGTCAATTTTTCAGACGGTTCCCAACCTATATCTCAGGTGCAGAATCAACAGGAGCAGCCAAATACTGATATTAAACGAGTCTCTGTTCATGATAGGTTACGGATACCTGTCTCATATGATGATAGCCTTCTTGGAGAAGATCCTGGGAATGAAGCTGCTTGA